One part of the Anopheles coustani chromosome 2, idAnoCousDA_361_x.2, whole genome shotgun sequence genome encodes these proteins:
- the LOC131262683 gene encoding uncharacterized protein LOC131262683: protein MSTNSPGTPKKCRLILQQCLAIQLTKPGNPPEDFWMYDSGYTIFQNFLSANLQCWWNAPLAAATKVLKYLGHISPGMLLITAEPCALEIIRSAYARSVLKPPATYLINSVGDIDDCIVTPIVQTQFTPLTEALCDVIMELTSQGQSATIENIRNRLRSRFTHMQQPSVEVIYDTLVQLMQEIKIYQTSKGYFIVTPEKRRNKTNTLEYGGFPGGVDLDSQAPTKESKTLLMSSHEALSSLYGEISTERAGDQTHQCIQTNLADVICGGNPNDKILYPRSVSKQRSSSFPSNGGKTLERRHSLRFFGSSKRLQRSASTRSLSKNYAQTIAKDGTAVPAGTLNGAPPSPESTPPSALDAKKQTSSQSLLSRIFRRSTRSKSKTKQIETYSAQFPPPEWFNSKTTHLHSVGTQTTDYLDFPIKSRLLNSTFYDSSDVSQRSLSLPRRRHHRRNLSSESTFFISSRDCSPVRRGKSPASYYCGSLPRSIHSTPASSGYYKVSRGKQLSSADKLHSSSDSQATSAVASAGKLDHSKTTTTSRQQQHAGSGPSSIDSGKMTYVTSGPSSFDSEKLSSTRTSTHSSLESHVSSSTITTAIQQQQNQSNNQSSGSSGQSNSSSMFFTNDTGKSGSSTNASPSRGSLNGSARPVSSNGTPPTPGTVTTVMTAVASTTKANNSAYKCFETTFGYSRTNTDGTKPPMVAGRPVATSPLGAGVGLHITKPIDHLTALSESLLQFRLNGEAQTQAGATSTGSSAVTTPATIHTIPIQQHGSLDNGCGQQLPELNKYNKNSTMNNSKVMQGTGANPVQPAANFFYKNVLKNIQHDSKNICGDLAVEKTTPRCYDDVPGGGVGGRNGLRRSNSEIKKLNSQQQPTLGKHPCAGGGDDLLMTTGGGAKCGQTLTQPQLNGLIVMKKSLSVSSEPNLLANGDKNNAQIKILVKENGAGEGEPLGNGDKPKGGPHTQTDFDELDRRYSYQSRDEPTVLEEMYAFPSLSDLSFNFTSLAAQKILQGDASLNSIDTLVELNINQEKQQTLMRLKNDARMLAQAGVGPQSMVGGDAPDGGKVMTDFGMV from the exons AATTTTCTATCAGCTAACCTCCAGTGCTGGTGGAACGCACCGCTGGCGGCGGCAACAAAGGTCCTCAAGTATCTTGGCCACATTTCCCCCGGCATGCTGCTGATAACGGCCGAACCCTGCGCCCTGGAAATCATCCGCAGCGCCTACGCCCGAAGCGTCCTCAAACCACCGGCCACGTATCTGATCAACTCCGTCG GTGACATCGACGATTGTATCGTAACACCGATCGTACAGACACAGTTCACACCACTCACGGAAGCACTCTGCGATGTGATCATGGAACTGACGTCCCAAGGCCAGTCCGCCACCATCGAGAACATACGAAATCGATTGCGTTCGAG GTTCACCCACATGCAGCAACCGTCGGTGGAAGTCATCTACGATACGCTGGTGCAGCTGATGCAGGAAATCAAAATCTACCAAACGTCCAAAGGGTACTTCATCGTCACGCCAGA AAAACGACGCAACAAAACCAACACCTTGGAATACGGTGGGTTCCCGGGGGGTGTCGACCTGGACAGCCAAGCGCCCACGAAGGAATCGAAGACGCTGCTCATGAGCAGCCACGAGGCGCTTAGCAGTCTGTACGGCGAAATCTCGACCGAACGGGCCGGCGACCAGACGCACCAGTGCATCCAGACCAACCTGGCCGACGTCATCTGCGGCGGCAATCCGAACGACAAGATACTCTACCCGCGGTCGGTCAGCAAGCAGCGCAGCTCGTCCTTTCCGAGCAACGGTGGCAAGACGCTCGAACGGCGCCACAGTTTACGCTTCTTCGGATCCTCCAAACGGCTGCAGCGGTCCGCGTCGACGCGCAGTCTATCGAAGAACTACGCCCAAACGATCGCGAAGGATGGCACCGCCGTGCCGGCCGGTACGCTCAACGGCGCTCCACCAAGTCCCGAGAGTACCCCCCCGTCCGCCCTCGATGCCA AGAAACAAACATCGTCGCAGTCGCTGCTGTCCCGAATCTTCCGACGTAGCACGCGGTCCAAGAGTAAGACGAAGCAGATCGAAACCTACTCGGCCCAGTTTCCGCCCCCGGAGTGGTTCAACTCGAAGACCACGCACCTGCACAGTGTTGGCACACAGACGACGGACTATTTG GACTTTCCAATCAAGTCACGCCTGCTGAACTCCACCTTCTACGACAGCTCGGACGTGAGCCAGCGGTCACTTTCCCTGCCCCGGCGCCGACATCACCGGCGCAACCTCTCCAGTGAGTCGACCTTCTTCATATCGTCGCGCGACTGCTCTCCAGTGCGGCGCGGGAAAAGTCCCGCGTCCTACTACTGCGGCAGTCTGCCCCGCTCGATCCACTCGACGCCGGCCAGCTCCGGCTACTACAAGGTGTCCCGGGGCAAGCAGTTGTCCTCGGCTGACAAGCTGCACAGCAGCAGCGACAGCCAGGCAACATCGGCGGTCGCATCGGCGGGAAAGCTGGATCACAGCAAAACCACCACTACTAgtcggcagcagcaacatgcGGGCAGTGGCCCGTCCAGTATCGACAGTGGGAAGATGACGTACGTCACCAGCGGCCCGTCGAGCTTCGACAGCGAGAAACTCTCGTCCACCCGAACCAGCACCCATTCCAGTCTCGAATCGCACGTGTCCTCCTCCACCATTACCACCGccatccagcagcagcagaaccaGAGTAACAACCAGTCGTCCGGTTCGTCCGGCCAAAGCAACAGCTCCAGTATGTTCTTCACCAACGACACCGGCAAGTCGGGCAGCTCGACCAATGCGAGCCCCAGCCGCGGATCGCTCAATGGAAGCGCTCGGCCCGTGTCGTCCAACGGCACCCCGCCAACGCCCGGCACGGTTACCACCGTCATGACGGCGGTAGCTTCGACCACGAAGGCCAATAACAGTGCCTACAAGTGCTTCGAGACAACCTTCGGGTACTCACGTACCAACACCGACGGTACGAAGCCTCCGATGGTCGCAGGACGGCCGGTAGCGACGTCTCCGTTGGGTGCCGGTGTGGGTCTACACATTACCAAACCGATCGACCACCTAACAGCACTCAGCGAGTCGTTGTTGCAGTTCCGTCTGAACGGGGAAGCGCAAACCCAGGCTGGAGCAACCTCGACGGGATCGTCCGCCGTCACAACTCCGGCGACGATACACACGATCCCGATTCAGCAACACGGTTCCCTCGACAACGGGTGTGGCCAACAGCTGCCGGAGCTAAACAAGTACAACAAGAACAGCACGATGAACAACAGCAAGGTGATGCAGGGAACGGGAGCCAATCCAGTGCAACCGGCGGCAAACTTTTTCTACAAGAACGTCCTGAAGAACATCCAGCATGACAGCAAGAACATTTGTGGCGACCTGGCGGTGGAGAAGACGACCCCACGTTGCTACGACGATGTGCCCGGCGGTGGCGTTGGTGGCCGCAACGGGTTGAGGCGTTCGAACTCGGAGATCAAAAAGCTTAACTCACAGCAACAACCCACCCTTGGGAAGCACCCATGCGCGGGTGGCGGGGATGACCTGCTGATGACGACCGGTGGGGGTGCCAAGTGTGGCCAGACGCTGACACAACCGCAGCTCAATGGGTTGATCGTGATGAAGAAGAGCCTGTCGGTGTCGAGCGAACCGAACCTGCTGGCGAACGGAGACAAGAACAATGCACAGATTAAGATCCTGGTCAAGGAGAATGGCGCCGGTGAGGGCGAACCGCTCGGCAACGGGGACAAACCGAAAGGAGGCCCCCACACGCAGACCGACTTTGACGAGCTGGACCGACGGTACAGCTACCAGAGCCGGGACGAGCCGACGGTACTGGAAGAGATGTACGCCTTTCCGAGCCTGTCGGATTTGAGCTTCAACTTCACGTCGCTGGCGGCGCAGAAGATCCTGCAGGGGGACGCCAGTCTGAACAGCATTGATACGCTGGTCGAGCTGAACATTAACCAGGAGAAGCAGCAGACACTGATGCGCCTCAAGAACGATGCCCGGATGTTGGCGCAGGCCGGTGTTGGCCCGCAGTCGATGGTCGGTGGTGACGCTCCCGATGGCGGTAAGGTGATGACCGACTTCGGGATGGTCTAG
- the LOC131262682 gene encoding dosage compensation regulator, whose translation MSVDIKSFLFIWCQKNSCTPTYESRPTGPKHRQRFLCEVRVPDIPYVGVGNSTNKKDAEKNASRDFVNYLVRIGKIPENSVPKDAGAAAESSATEATQNKPQPTGPDHRPQYGKGTNVFTSGFGPQDLGQAYRPYVPSQEDIKREQANMESAESLDVNSSIHGNWTIENARSKLNQWMQHEKVKGDFKYTSIGPDHAKSFIAELTVFVKALNRSITGRESGSNKQSASKSCALSIVRQLYHLGVIEAFNGSIKSAKTSEQVAPYVVRISQALAQRVHESLMELKIQPVKLTEIEKVQKEPISLLHPSDDVHYKPQTMNLHQPSSVIPWSPPQPNWNPWLACNIDEGYLATATLDQLSEDLLGEARSRLLEDTQLQASIRTREKLPIASMRKRIMEQINEFPVVLIRGNTGCGKTTQIAQFILEDYINSGQGAYCNVCVTQPRRISAISVSERIANERCENLGVSVGYSVRFDSVLPRPFGSILFCTIGVLLRKLEAGLRGVSHVIVDEIHERDVNSDFILVVLRDMVHTYPDLRVILMSATIDTTLFSSYFGDCPVLEVQGRTFPVQQFFLEDCIEMLNFMPPALDTTPGGRRKRSKDVDVDDEIAGADGCVDSATVRSSGEVEQANLNKVIDATRYSPSTALAMGQLQEAEISFELIEALVDHIERQGEPGAVLVFLAGWNMIFALMKHLQTRQSLVVLPLHSQLPREDQRKVFDHYGQRRKVILATNIAETSITIDDVVYVIDTCKARMKLFTSHNNMTNYATVWAAKTNLEQRKGRAGRVSPGKCYTLCSRARFDKLEDNLTPEMFRTPLHELALSIKLLRLGAIGQFLSKAIEPPPLDAVIEAEVLLKEMRCLDEKEQLTPFGRILARLPLEPRLGKMMVLSTLFQLCDPIATMAAYSGTFSEIFLLDIGQRRLAQHQRALSGKMNSDYVAMLSAFDQWSRKRAHSEEAEVRFCEWKGLQLPTMRTISEAKKQLMENLTQTGFPEATMIPHRFDPEDPSLDLEMTMALLCVGLYPNVCFHKEKRRVLTTESKAALIHKTSVNCSQQISFPYPFFVFGEKIRTRAVSCKQMSMVTPIHLLLFGCKKVEWNNGAVRIDDWLNLDMDPCDAAMILALRPCLQDLLVRISADPEDVQSLEEKYYTMLKVVRDLCAFEAGDFEIDRPQGFASLAYGRKIPRVDHDSAGAGNRYGGRGYSTGGSAGGRGRGGRGAGGWFSSGEDRSGGGTGAGNNASSYNNAGTSEGFGGNSGSTQNYRSNFRYFHTGGNVGNSYQSNDNREYGSGGGGGVGGGFGAAGHSGNNRGTYRGGYRGRGGNGGYNYSGGGY comes from the exons ATGTCGGTCGACATCAAATCGTTTTTATTCATCTGGTGCCAGAAGAATAGCTGCACCCCAACTTACGAGTCCCGCCCGACCGGTCCGAAGCATCGTCAGCGCTTTTTGTGCGAGGTACGGGTGCCGGATATCCCCTACGTTGGCGTCGGAAATTCGACCAACAAGAAGGACGCCGAGAAAAATGCATCCCGCGACTTCGTCAACTATTTGGTGCGCATTGGAAAGATTCCGGAGAACAGTGTTCCGAAGGATGCGGGAGCAGCTGCAGAAAGCTCGGCGACGGAGGCAACCCAGAACAAACCCCAACCCACCGGCCCCGATCACCGGCCGCAGTATGGTAAGGGAACGAACGTGTTCACGTCGGGCTTTGGTCCGCAGGACCTTGGCCAGGCGTACCGGCCGTACGTGCCATCGcaggaagatattaagcgcgAACAGGCGAACATGGAGTCGGCCGAATCGTTGGATGTCAATTCGTCCATCCATGGAAACTGGACCATCGAGAATGCTCGATCGAAGTTAAATCAGTGGATGCAGCATGAGAAAGTTAAAGGGGACTTTAAATATACATCCATAGGACCGGATCATGCCAA GAGCTTCATTGCGGAGTTGACTGTTTTTGTGAAGGCGCTGAACCGATCAATAACGGGTCGCGAGTCCGGCTCGAACAAGCAATCGGCGAGCAAGTCGTGCGCCCTGTCGATCGTTCGACAGTTGTACCATTTGGGAGTGATTGAGGCGTTCAATGGGTCGATCAAGAGTGCCAA GACATCGGAACAGGTGGCACCGTATGTGGTGCGCATTTCTCAGGCACTTGCCCAACGCGTCCACGAGTCCCTGATGGAGCTGAAAATACAACCGGTGAAGTTGACCGAAATCGAAAAAGTTCAGAAGGAGCCAATAAGCTTGTTGCACCCATCGGACGATGTGCACTACAAACCGCAAACGATGAACCTGCATCAACCGTCGTCCGTTATTCCTTGGTCGCCCCCGCAACCCAACTGGAACCCGTGGCTGGCGTGCAACATTGATGAAGGCTATCTGGCCACGGCAACGCTCGATCAGTTGAGTGAAGATTTGCTGGGCGAAGCGCGCTCACGGTTGCTGGAAGATACGCAGCTGCAGGCGAGCATACGTACGCGCGAGAAGCTCCCGATCGCATCGATGCGTAAGCGTATCATGGAGCAGATTAATGAATTCCCGGTCGTGCTGATCCGGGGCAACACGGGTTGCGGTAAGACAACCCAAATCGCTCAGTTCATCTTGGAGGATTACATCAACTCGGGGCAGGGCGCGTACTGCAATGTGTGTGTCACGCAGCCTCGCCGTATCAGTGCCATCAGCGTGTCGGAGCGTATCGCGAACGAGCGGTGTGAAAATCTCGGCGTTTCCGTGGGCTACTCGGTTAGATTTGATTCCGTTCTGCCGCGTCCCTTCGGGTCGATTCTGTTTTGCACGATCGGTGTGCTGCTGCGGAAGCTCGAAGCCGGCCTGCGTGGAGTTTCACACGTGATCGTGGATGAAATACACGAGCGGGACGTGAATAGCGACTTCATTCTGGTGGTACTGCGAGACATGGTACACACGTACCCGGACCTGCGGGTGATCCTGATGTCGGCCACCATCGATACGACGCTCTTCTCGAGCTACTTTGGCGATTGTCCCGTGCTGGAGGTGCAGGGAAGAACATTCCCGGTGCAACAGTTCTTCCTAGAGGATTGTATTGAGATGCTCAATTTTATGCCTCCCGCACTGGACACCACTCCTGGTGGCCGCCGAAAGCGAAGTAAGGACGTCGACGTTGACGATGAAATAGCTGGCGCGGACGGTTGTGTAGATAGCGCTACGGTCCGCTCGAGCGGTGAGGTGGAGCAGGCCAACCTAAACAAGGTGATCGACGCGACCCGCTACTCGCCCAGCACGGCTCTGGCGATGGGACAATTGCAGGAGGCGGAAATATCGTTCGAGCTGATCGAGGCGCTGGTCGATCACATTGAACGGCAGGGTGAGCCAGGCGCGGTGCTCGTGTTTCTCGCCGGCTGGAATATGATCTTCGCACTGATGAAACATCTGCAGACGCGCCAGTCGTTGGTGGTGCTGCCGCTGCACTCGCAGCTACCACGGGAAGATCAGCGGAAGGTTTTCGATCACTACGGCCAGCGCAGGAAAGTGATCCTGGCGACGAACATAGCAGAGACATCGATCACGATCGACGATGTGGTGTATGTAATCGATACGTGCAAAGCGCGTATGAAGCTGTTCACCTCGCACAACAACATGACGAACTATGCGACGGTGTGGGCAGCCAAAACCAACTTGGAACAAA GAAAGGGACGTGCAGGTCGCGTCAGCCCCGGCAAGTGCTACACCCTTTGTTCGCGTGCCCGCTTCGACAAGCTGGAGGACAATCTAACGCCGGAAATGTTCCGCACACCGCTCCACGAGCTGGCCCTTAGCATCAAGTTGCTGCGCTTGGGCGCGATCGGACAGTTTCTGTCGAAAGCGATCGAACCACCGCCCCTCGACGCAGTCATCGAAGCCGAGGTGCTGCTGAAGGAGATGCGTTGTCTGGACGAGAAGGAACAGCTCACCCCGTTCGGTCGCATTTTGGCACGGTTGCCGCTTGAGCCGCGGCTCGGCAAGATGATGGTGCTGAGCACACTGTTCCAGCTGTGCGATCCGATCGCGACGATGGCCGCCTACTCGGGCACGTTCTCGGAGATCTTTTTGCTGGACATTGGGCAGCGTCGGCTAGCACAGCACCAGCGTGCACTAAGCGGAAAGATGAATTCGGACTATGTGGCGATGTTGTCGGCGTTTGAT CAATGGAGCCGAAAGCGAGCCCATAGTGAGGAGGCGGAGGTCCGCTTCTGTGAGTGGAAAGGTCTGCAACTACCGACGATGCGCACCATCTCCGAGGCGAAGAAGCAACTAATGGAGAACCTCACCCAGACGGGATTTCCTGAGGCAACGATGATCCCGCACCGGTTCGATCCGGAAGATCCGTCGCTCGATCTGGAGATGACGATGGCGCTGCTGTGCGTCGGGCTCTATCCGAACGTTTGCTTTCACAAAGAAAAACGACGCGTGCTAACGACCGAATCGAAGGCGGCCCTGATCCACAAAACTTCGGTCAACTGCAGCCAGCAGATCAGCTTCCCGTATCCATTCTTCGTGTTTGGCGAGAAAATACGCACCCGGGCCGTGTCCTGCAAGCAGATGTCGATGGTGACACCGATACATCTGTTGCTGTTCGGTTGTAAAAAAGTCGAGTGGAATAATGGCGCCGTGCGGATCGATGATTGGCTCAACCTGGATATGGATCCGTGCGACGCTGCGATGATATTGGCGTTGCGTCCCTGCCTGCAGGATTTGCTGGTACGCATCTCGGCCGATCCGGAGGACGTTCAGTCTTTGGAGGAAAAATATTACACCATGCTGAAGGTGGTGCGTGATCTGTGTGCTTTCGAGGCAGGTGATTTCGAAATCGATCGACCGCAAGGTTTTGCCTCGCTTGCGTACGGGAGGAAGATTCCGCGAGTTGACCACGATTCGGCGGGTGCCGGTAACCGATATGGTGGAAGAGGCTATAGTACCGGTGGGTCCGCGGGTGGCCGTGGAAGAGGTGGCCGCGGAGCTGGTGGATGGTTTTCGTCCGGTGAAGATCGGTCCGGTGGTGGCACAGGAGCAGGAAATAATGCTTCTTCCTACAACAATGCAGGAACTAGCGAAGGGTTTGGCGGGAATAGTGGTTCTACTCAGAATTACCGGAGCAATTTCCGTTACTTTCATACTGGTGGCAACGTAGGGAACAGTTACCAGTCCAACGATAACAGAGAATATGGTAgcggtgggggtggtggtgtcgGAGGCGGTTTTGGGGCTGCTGGTCATAGCGGTAATAACCGTGGTACGTACCGAGGCGGTTACCGAGGTCGTGGAGGGAATGGTGGATACAATTACAGCGGTGGTGGATATTAA
- the LOC131265208 gene encoding uncharacterized protein KIAA1143 homolog, producing the protein MPKRNVAFIKPEEPSFLKKIKEQIGYREGPSLDDKREAIENYEDSDDAEKDDEKPQVVVIKDGDLTEEEAAKALKEESEKPADLDQKIVFKSRKSKPDKAEPQPKPKPVEKKAKRAKEKEQKSKLSFNDDDEDEEES; encoded by the exons ATGCCGAAACGCAATGTGGCTTTTATCAAACCGGAAGAGCCtagttttctgaaaaaaattaaagaacaaATCGGCTACAGAGAAGGTCCGTCACTAGATGATAAG CGTGAAGCTATAGAAAATTACGAAGACTCCGATGATGCGGAAAAAGACGATGAAAAACCGCAGGTGGTTGTTATCAAAGATGGTGATCTTACAGAAGAGGAAGCAGCGAAGGCTTTAAAAG aggaaagtgaaaaaccAGCTGATCTCGACCAGAAAATTGTCTTCAAATCAAGGAAATCGAAACCTGATAAAGCAGAACCACAACCAAAACCTAAACCAGTTGAAAAGAAAGCTAAACGGGCAAAGGAAAAGGAGCAGAAAAGTAAGCTTTCTTTCAACGATGATGACGAAGATGAAGAGGAAAGTTAG